The genomic window ATCCAGAATTTTTATCTGATATGAAAAATAAAATTTCTGAAATTTTTGTTGATTATTATATAGATAATGTGGGAGTAGTTTTTATGCAATCTTGAGACTTTCAAAGAAGATATAGACTTGCAGATAAGTTTGTTTTAAATCTAATAACAAACTCATAATGGTGAAAGAGGTTTTTTATCCTACAAGTCCACAAATTTTGCATGAAATGGTGGTGAGTCTGACTGTATCTGTACAAAGTTTTGTGGATGAAAATTTATCAGTACATCCCAAAATAGCTTTGGTTCCAAATGATTATTATATATATTCTTGAGCTGTTATGGCTTCTGCTTATTCGGCTTTATCCAAAAACAAAGATATCAAAGAAATTATCGTAGTTTGAAGAAATAGTGATAAAAGTTTTACTTGATATTGAGTTCCAAGTTTCTGAAGTATTAAAAATATTTTGTGAGAGAAAAAGGTATCATCAAGAGTAAAACAATTATTGGATGAGTATAAAGACTTTCACTGATTTGATAACGATGAGATGTTTTCAAACATAGATTGTCAGATGCCTTTTGTGTTGTCAACATTTAATATCAATTCTTTATTGCCTGTGATTGTTGGAAGGACAAATAAATATATAAAACTTGTAAATTTTTTATCAGAAGCAATAAAAGAAAAGCATGTGGCAGTAATAATAAGTAGCAATATATCTAATACACAGTGATCTTGAAAAATAATAAAAAAAGACAGTAAGCAAGCACAGGCAATTGTTCAAAATAACCTTAGAGATTTGCCATTTTCTTGAGATAGTTCAAATATTTTATTAAGAATTTTTTCTTCTGTTTGTAAAAAAAGATGATATGATATAAATCCTTTGATTTATTCAAATTCTTCAGATTTTGATAAAGATTCCAATATTTCAAGGTGATATTTTAGTATGATTTGATGAATCTGATAAGTTTTTGATATACTAATTAAACTAATATTTTATGATGAGAAATATTGTAGTGTTGGAAAATATTCGTAGTTGTTATAATGTATGAAATATTATAAGAACTGCTGATGTTTTGTGATTTGATGTTATTTTGTCTTGATATACTCCTTCTCCTTATCAAA from Candidatus Absconditicoccus praedator includes these protein-coding regions:
- the amrB gene encoding AmmeMemoRadiSam system protein B; protein product: MVKEVFYPTSPQILHEMVVSLTVSVQSFVDENLSVHPKIALVPNDYYIYSGAVMASAYSALSKNKDIKEIIVVGRNSDKSFTGYGVPSFGSIKNILGEKKVSSRVKQLLDEYKDFHGFDNDEMFSNIDCQMPFVLSTFNINSLLPVIVGRTNKYIKLVNFLSEAIKEKHVAVIISSNISNTQGSGKIIKKDSKQAQAIVQNNLRDLPFSGDSSNILLRIFSSVCKKRGYDINPLIYSNSSDFDKDSNISRGYFSMIGGIG